In Diadema setosum chromosome 19, eeDiaSeto1, whole genome shotgun sequence, a genomic segment contains:
- the LOC140242293 gene encoding NFX1-type zinc finger-containing protein 1-like, producing the protein MSDEYDLNSPAGFAESAAHSDTESVSSVASSTTIRDGKRRGRRKKQNQRSDGGRRKSEFGPNLSVRELQCLLRDKSVLAVEMRSRKSLLEQLLRDDDIGNDMMLCLLKVLALISQTRDEDAREVFNFFAKQGFIKVHLLLHALMCRLQAERGMCEENIHNLVEISQAFVEYDASSLLDIRVILTVVHDSLTCYMMKTGNRNDKTVVRSLGIVQQVLSGHLPEVEKLQATSRSTVPIFPTAGEVVDTDAQSPMLSYTRREGPSSVDDFLDVHFHILREDIVGPLRAVISKYHRIKRLRGIHAAQRECHVYTGVKIVEENAWEKSDSLTFQIRFDTSHLGNISWDTTKILSCGSMLCLTTSHFHHMIFAMVASRDVKLLKLGYVKIQVLRTEDVTELCSGKTFFMIDSWNNIEESSVTLQALQQLPADSLPLASHIVFQSPPENCQGCLKSDTNMTFDVGPLLKEETKTRRTQPTFRIHLQQPDEWPTDTRLNVDGDQLVAIKAALTNEMTVITGQPGTGKTYVGLKLVQLFLCNIHSRSETGSLGKSGVGGPILFICASKATLDEFLVQVLMFQRSGIVRVGPLSCRKILQDHNLERYREKQTPPTTERTVQEKLKNCKERCANAHRNMLLLRKSVLPENVLKPIISAGHYQSLKEGNEGNGAIIILDWLVSDIITKDDLDMLKRGLPPTVTCFTCKEETLQDCSWINQEMPCALDLAAAQVAQKVRDKIGNQLQSRDKMTNTEVESVTDVWSLNSHNRWRLYRHWVLELEKLLRERIRALSAELAQTCGLRVQEETDFMIFRSAKLIGMTAANAIKHREAMYRVSPQVVICDEAADILQSTSAAFLPPSCNRLVLIGKESDTLYHFQLAKRVARDHNVEFSLMGQCLRMNHAVYKLQTQHRMSPTCSKISRLILGEEYQPDPSVTELPPVSGVANSVFFVEHNDRTSPELYEASFLTAFYDFLVNGGLARKHISVVVHRHSQKSLFKGKISERLLSIADLREEREVILFMCSGSGRESRPGYLLEEQALQSVLTRARRGLYAVGNFTLLAKQNQFWSKIIEAAQRLEWIGPHLQLTCSNHHKPTGVSTAEELVQYAKNGCNQPCQARLPCGHSCKESCHNHNQEESQIVCRQPCGNEICKNGHKCSKLCSEPCDTKCGVRVEKVLQCGHSQMLPCYLPVHHATCREQCSRKLPCGHKCTNLCRSPCSKECTGLTKKSDYPCGHTVEVRCCDGPKTCPHPCNTLLACGHPCSGTCGKCLRGRIHVACEQPCGRTLVCGHSCESSCSAQCPPCPKPCENRCQHSACRNLCGEACVPCKENCLWQCPHVSCLKLCGHSCDRKPCNEPCKKILPCGHPCIGLCGEKCPSKCRVCDKEEVTEIFFGSEDDDDARFVELEDCGHIIEVDALDQYMAMSQDSDDTINIQLKGCPRCKTPIRRNVRYGNAIKKALSDVEAVKTMIRGSDLEIERKMEGLRSKIARMRQHLAYHDGFIVKGDFTKLLQCLEKFKHLEKAVSCLNRFAFLQALADIFAKLAARNSYSSYHSSNLSSRRTTITHQLEKLKKAILEGPLDRFTEQQVKDFQQEVSRVDLGQQVFTVLSRNLPSLQQTLNSSALKSFDKLICQEEPFTKDDEHHARQLLHQVKQLTGHVVLGISDRERVQIVRAIGLNQGHWYKCPKGHVYCIGECGGAMETASCPECGESIGGQSHTLTSGNRVATEMDGARRAAWPTGYDDDNGTVEEMHFNQEDIQEQFVIQRQIEEARREAEERRNREWQRAREERRVAEERRIREWQRAREERRLAEEKRIRELRRAREEKRLAEERRNGELQRVWEEQMQEEAERRNRALQRARAIAEERLKEQQRESQKKDQCTIM; encoded by the exons ATGTCGGATGAGTATGACTTGAATTCCCCAGCGGGCTTTGCTGAATCCGCCGCACACAGTGACACAGAGTCTGTTTCCTCAGTTGCAAGCAGCACAACAATTCGTGATGGCAAGAGAAGAGGACGACGCAAAAAGCAAAATCAGAGGAGCGACGGGGGACGGAGAAAGTCAGAATTTGGTCCTAATCTGAGTGTCCGTGAGCTTCAATGTTTACTTAGAGACAAGTCCGTGCTGGCTGTGGAGATGAGGTCACGGAAAAGTCTCCTGGAGCAACTCCTCAGGGATGATGATATTGGGAATGATATGATGTTATGCCTTCTCAAAGTTCTTGCTTTAATCTCCCAGACCCGTGATGAGGATGCTAGGGAGGTGTTCAACTTCTTCGCAAAACAGGGATTCATTAAAGTGCATTTGCTCCTGCATGCACTTATGTGTAGGTTGCAAGCTGAAAGAGGAATGTGTGAAGAAAACATACATAACCTTGTGGAAATATCCCAAGCGTTTGTAGAGTATGATGCTAGCAGTCTTTTAGACATACGTGTGATTTTGACGGTAGTTCATGACAGTTTGACATGTTACATGATGAAAACTGGAAATCGTAATGACAAAACAGTCGTGAGGTCACTTGGAATTGTACAGCAGGTTTTGTCCGGACATCTACCAGAAGTGGAAAAGTTGCAAGCTACGTCTAGGTCCACTGTACCAATATTTCCTACAGCTGGAGAGGTAGTAGATACAGATGCACAATCACCCATGTTGTCATATACGCGCCGTGAGGGTCCATCTTCAGTAGATGACTTCCTCGATGTACACTTTCATATCCTGCGTGAAGACATTGTCGGACCTCTTCGTGCGGTAATTTCCAAGTATCACAGGATCAAACGACTCAGAGGTATCCATGCCGCACAAAGAGAGTGTCATGTCTACACTGGAGTGAAAATTGTAGAGGAAAATGCATGGGAAAAATCTGACTCACTGACTTTCCAAATCAGGTTCGACACCTCGCATCTCGGTAACATATCTTGGGATACCACAAAGATCTTATCGTGTGGCTCGATGCTGTGTCTCACCACATCACATTTTCATCACATGATATTTGCTATGGTTGCTAGCCGCGATGTGAAGTTACTGAAGCTGGGATATGTCAAAATTCAGGTGCTCAGAACGGAAGATGTGACAGAACTGTGTTCTGGAAAGACGTTCTTCATGATCGATTCTTGGAACAACATTGAGGAGTCAAGTGTAACCTTGCAAGCTTTACAACAACTACCTGCAGACTCATTACCCTTAGCATCTCACATTGTGTTCCAATCCCCACCAGAAAATTGCCAAGGCTGTCTGAAAAGTGACACAAACATGACATTTGATGTGGGTCCCCTTCTCAAGGAGGAAACCAAAACCAGGAGAACTCAGCCAACATTTCGCATACATTTGCAGCAACCAGACGAATGGCCAACAGATACGAGACTGAATGTTGATGGTGATCAACTTGTCGCAATAAAGGCAGCTCTTACCAATGAAATGACAGTCATCACTGGTCAGCCTGGTACTGGTAAAACATACGTTGGGCTAAAGTTGGTTCAGCTCTTTCTGTGTAATATTCACTCAAGGAGCGAAACTGGATCCCTGGGTAAAAGTGGCGTGGGAGGACCAATTCTCTTCATCTGTGCATCCAAGGCTACTCTTGATGAGTTTCTTGTGCAGGTATTGATGTTCCAGCGGTCAGGCATTGTCCGAGTAGGACCACTTTCCTGTCGCAAGATTTTGCAAGACCATAATCTGGAAAGATACCGTGAGAAGCAGACGCCTCCAACAACTGAACGCACTGTGCAGGAGAAGCTCAAAAACTGTAAGGAAAGGTGTGCAAATGCCCATCGCAACATGTTGCTCCTCAGAAAATCAGTTTTGCCTGAAAATGTCCTTAAACCAATCATCAGTGCAGGGCACTATCAAAGCCTCAAAGAGGGAAATGAAGGCAATGGGGCCATCATCATCCTAGATTGGCTTGTTTCAGATATCATCACCAAGGATGATTTGGATATGTTGAAAAGGGGACTTCCTCCAACAGTGACTTGCTTCACATGTAAGGAGGAGACATTACAGGATTGTTCGTGGATAAACCAGGAGATGCCATGTGCACTGGACCTTGCAGCAGCTCAAGTTGCCCAAAAAGTCAGAGACAAGATTGGAAACCAGCTTCAATCAAGAGACAAAATGACCAACACTGAGGTCGAGAGTGTCACAGATGTTTGGAGCTTGAATTCTCACAACAGATGGCGTTTGTATCGACACTGGGTGCTTGAACTTGAAAAACTTCTGCGAGAGAGAATCAGAGCATTGTCTGCGGAGCTTGCTCAGACTTGTGGACTGCGAGTACAAGAAGAAACAGACTTCATGATATTTAGATCTGCAAAGCTGATTGGAATGACTGCAGCAAATGCCATTAAACATCGTGAAGCTATGTACCGCGTCAGTCCACAAGTGGTGATCTGTGATGAGGCTGCTGACATTCTGCAGTCAACATCAGCAGCTTTTCTGCCTCCTAGTTGCAATCGACTCGTCCTCATCGGTAAAGAGAGTGACACCCTTTATCACTTTCAGCTGGCAAAGAGGGTTGCTAGAGATCACAATGTAGAGTTTTCATTGATGGGACAATGCCTCAGGATGAATCACGCTGTCTACAAGCTTCAAACCCAGCATCGCATGAGCCCAACCTGTTCAAAGATCAGCAGATTGATTCTTGGAGAAGAATATCAACCAGATCCATCCGTGACGGAGCTTCCACCTGTAAGTGGTGTTGCAAACAGTGTATTCTTCGTTGAACACAATGACCGGACCTCTCCAGAACTCTATGAGGCGTCATTTCTGACCGCATTTTATGATTTCCTGGTGAATGGAGGATTGGCAAGGAAGCACATTTCAGTAGTTGTGCATCGCCACTCTCAGAAATCcctttttaaagggaagatatcTGAACGTCTGTTAAGCATTGCTGATTTGCGCGAAGAGCGTGAGGTCATCCTATTTATGTGCAGTGGCAGTGGTAGAGAGAGCAGACCAGGATATCTCCTGGAGGAACAGGCGCTTCAGTCAGTTCTGACCAGAGCAAGGAGGGGGCTATACGCAGTTGGCAACTTCACATTGCTTGCAAAGCAGAACCAGTTCTGGAGCAAGATTATTGAGGCTGCCCAGAGACTTGAATGGATAGGCCCTCATCTCCAGCTCACGTGCTCAAACCACCACAAACCAACTGGAGTTTCCACTGCTGAGGAACTTGTGCAGTACGCAAAGAATGGTTGTAATCAGCCCTGCCAAGCACGCCTGCCATGTGGGCACTCTTGCAAAGAATCCTGTCACAATCACAACCAGGAGGAAAGCCAAATTGTTTGCCGACAACCATGCGGTAACGAGATCTGTAAGAATGGACATAAATGCTCAAAGCTGTGCTCAGAGCCATGCGACACCAAATGTGGAGTAAGAGTTGAAAAGGTGCTACAATGTGGACATTCTCAGATGTTGCCATGCTACCTTCCGGTCCATCATGCAACGTGCAGAGAACAATGTTCGCGAAAGTTGCCTTGCGGACATAAATGTACAAATCTTTGTAGAAGTCCATGCAGCAAAGAATGCACAGGATTGACCAAAAAGTCAGACTATCCGTGTGGACACACAGTGGAGGTGCGATGCTGTGATGGGCCCAAGACGTGCCCCCATCCTTGCAATACATTGTTAGCTTGTGGACATCCATGCTCCGGAACCTGCGGCAAATGCCTCCGTGGCAGAATACATGTTGCTTGCGAGCAGCCGTGTGGAAGAACCCTGGTCTGTGGCCATTCTTGTGAAAGCAGCTGTTCAGCACAGTGTCCACCATGTCCCAAGCCCTGCGAGAATAGATGTCAACATAGTGCCTGCAGGAATCTCTGTGGAGAAGCCTGCGTGCCATGCAAAGAGAACTGCCTGTGGCAATGTCCTCATGTGTCCTGTCTCAAGTTGTGCGGCCATTCCTGTGATCGTAAACCATGCAACGAGCCGTGCAAGAAGATTCTGCCCTGTGGACATCCCTGCATTGGCCTGTGTGGTGAGAAGTGCCCCAGCAAGTGTCGTGTCTGTGACAAGGAAGAGGTGACTGAAATCTTCTTTGGCAGCGAGGATGATGACGATGCAAG ATTTGTGGAGCTGGAAGACTGTGGCCACATCATAGAAGTCGATGCGCTGGACCAGTACATGGCTATGAGTCAGGATTCAGACGATACAATCAACATCCAG cTCAAGGGTTGCCCAAGGTGCAAAACGCCCATCCGCAGAAATGTGAGGTATGGTAATGCCATCAAGAAAGCCTTATCGGATGTAGAAGCGGTGAAGACGATGATTCGAGGTAGTGATTTGGAGATCGAGAGGAAGATGGAAGGGCTGAGATCAAAGATAGCACGAATGAGGCAGCATTTGGCTTATCATGATGGCTTCATCGTGAAAGGTGACTTCACAAAGCTCTTACAGTGCTTGGAAAAATTTAAACACCTCGAAAAGGCTGTCTCCTGTCTCAACAGATTTGCCTTCCTCCAAGCCCTTGCTGATATCTTTGCCAAATTGGCAGCCCGCAACAGCTATAGCAGCTATCACTCTTCAAACCTGAGCAGTCGACGCACGACAATTACTCATCAACTGGAGAAATTGAAGAAGGCAATATTGGAGGGTCCTCTTGATCGCTTCACCGAACAGCAGGTCAAAGATTTCCAGCAAGAGGTCAGTCGTGTTGACCTCGGCCAGCAGGTTTTCACTGTATTGAGTCGCAACCTGCCCTCTTTGCAACAAACCCTGAATAGCAGCGCACTGAAATCCTTTGACAAGCTAATTTGCCAAGAAGAGCCATTTACCAAGGATGATGAACACCATGCGCGACAGCTCTTGCATCAGGTAAAGCAGCTCACAGGCCATGTTGTTCTTGGCATCAGTGATCGAGAGAGGGTCCAGATTGTTAGAGCTATTGGCTTGAACCAGGGGCATTGGTACAAATGTCCCAAAGGGCATGTGTATTGCATTGGAGAATGCGGGGGAGCCATGGAAACTGCCAGCTGCCCCGAGTGCGGGGAAAGCATCGGTGGCCAGAGCCACACTCTCACCTCGGGGAATCGTGTCGCTACGGAGATGGACGGCGCTCGGAGAGCGGCCTGGCCCACTGGatacgatgatgataatggcacCGTTGAAGAGATGCATTTCAACCAAGAAGACATACAGGAACAGTTTGTGATACAGCGACAAATCGAAGAGGCCAGAAGAGAGGCTgaggaaagaagaaacagagaaTGGCAGAGAGCCAGGGAGGAGAGGAGGGTAGCAGAAGAAAGAAGGATCAGAGAATGGCAGAGAGCCAGGGAGGAGAGGAGGCtagcagaagaaaaaaggatAAGAGAATTGCGGAGAGCCAGGGAGGAGAAAAGGCTAgcagaagaaagaagaaacggAGAATTGCAGAGAGTCTGGGAAGAACAAATGCAGGAA GAAGCAGAAAGGAGAAACAGAGCATTGCAGAGAGCCAGGGCCATTGCCGAGGAGAGGCTCAAGGAACAGCAGAGGGAATCACAGAAGAAGGATCAGTGCACTATTATGTAG
- the LOC140242294 gene encoding uncharacterized protein yields MSAEQKEKDLKIKRRTAKAKLTRLLNALQKLLDSNRNLDEVTESLQSLELAYKDLEEKHEAYCEIIEDDEQFLKEGTWLEECQSNFMDMQIKAKDCIKAKASEASERAETQPAVNDSSNVASPERPDESNSPQVESAFRVQVERPKLPHFSGDVRVYSTFKSDFHHLIDRYSKRDAMAILRTALHGKPLELIRGIGNDYDEAWALLDSIYGDPRLVADVIVDEMERFPPLKEGDDARFCDLVHIVMRSYNTLKEVGRTGDMDNSHMLALVERKMTSNDRKVWFRYLQRDRQEATFEALRTWMSGEMKMRLRASAPLRDARSSTQQKDKRSSASVSHIAEEDKSGKQADHKCWICKSSDHWVDQCKKLLSKSQPERFQMMKDNHACYSCLKRAGRDHNMKTCKRRKRCTEKLNGEQCTSFHHPLLHKEIAREIVASVSGKTALLPVVTVTMMGSKDQSYSANCLLDSGAQISLVRRSVAENLGLKGKPISINITKVGCVTEEVQTKIYRLRLRSLDDNRVYRVSAVGLDSINDDIVQVQTDDLCKTFNLGQNCLHRSSGSIDVLVGIDHAKLHTGETRQKGNLVARHTPLGWVVFGADPDHQAAKSTVLNVMVTDAVDLKDFWTTESMGVCHSPSQYQPDGLSRQEMDEKVNVADDLSRGLDADQLTARWQHGPDFLREPMSDWPEEGKAEEKMPEMEKEMRKDQSVLNITQPPDEDVIDCAKFSSWRKLIRVTSYVLRFLRKLKAKCKGETDESEKDTDCTLTPDDLQKGENFLIQKAQQSLKARVVKGELKALSPYTDETGIIRVGGRVDKAEMSFEMRHPVLLPYGHWISTLITRHFHESGHNGVAVTTAKARRRFWILKGHNLAKTVKFRCTVCRAFDHKTETQEMADLPTERLSPHTPPFHYTACDYFVLFTCLNSRAVHLELATDCSTMEFLQVLRRFFAIRGQPGKILSDNGTQFIGAQQKLREFCAEKGTEWTFTTPAAPHQNGSAESLVKSCKYALKRAIGEQILTPFELYTCLLEVANLVNQRPIGRIPTEPDDGNYLCPNDMLLGRASSDVAQGPFRETRNPRHRVEFIQRIVDTFWHRWTRDVLPLLAPRQKWHVDRRNVRVDDVAMMADANAVRGKWTIARVIQVYPGPDGKVRNVKVKTPTAEYRRPVTKIAVIYPAEGDDE; encoded by the exons ATGAGTGCAGAACAGAAAGAGAAGGACCTCAAGATCAAGAGGAGGACTGCCAAGGCAAAGCTGACCCGATTATTGAATGCCTTGCAGAAATTGCTGGACAGCAACAGGAATCTTGACGAGGTCACCGAGTCCTTACAGAGTCTGGAGTTAGCGTATAAGGACTTAGAGGAGAAACATGAAGCCTACTGTGAGATCATCGAGGATGACGAGCAGTTTCTCAAAGAGGGCACTTGGTTGGAAGAGTGTCAGTCAAATTTCATGGATATGCAGATAAAGGCGAAGGATTGCATCAAGGCAAAAGCAAGTGAGGCATCTGAGAGAGCTGAGACACAACCGGCTGTAAATGATAGCAGCAATGTAGCCTCACCTGAAAGACCAGATGAATCTAACAGTCCACAAGTAGAGTCTGCATTCAGAGTACAGGTAGAGCGGCCCAAACTGCCACATTTCAGTGGAGACGTGAGAGTGTACTCTACGTTCAAATCGGACTTTCACCATTTGATAGACCGATACAGTAAACGGGACGCGATGGCCATCCTTCGTACAGCATTACATGGTAAGCCTTTGGAGCTAATCAGAGGGATAGGAAATGACTATGATGAAGCATGGGCATTGCTGGACTCCATATACGGCGATCCAAGGCTCGTAGCAGATGTAATCGTGGATGAAATGGAGCGGTTCCCCCCACTCAAAGAGGGAGATGATGCAAGATTCTGCGATCTTGTGCACATTGTAATGAGAAGTTACAACACACTGAAGGAAGTGGGGAGAACGGGAGATATGGATAACAGCCATATGCTGGCACTGGTGGAAAGAAAGATGACCAGCAATGATCGCAAGGTTTGGTTCCGCTATCTACAGAGGGATAGACAGGAGGCTACCTTTGAGGCACTGCGAACCTGGATGAGTGGGGAAATGAAGATGAGATTAAGAGCATCAGCCCCTCTTCGAGATGCACGGTCTTCCACTCAACAGAAAGACAAACGATCCAGTGCTTCAGTTAGTCACATTGCTGAAGAGGATAAGTCAGGCAAACAGGCGGACCACAAGTGCTGGATTTGCAAATCATCTGATCACTGGGTAGACCAGTGTAAGAAGCTTCTGTCAAAGAGTCAGCCCGAGAGGTTCCAAATGATGAAAGACAATCATGCATGCTACAGTTGCTTGAAGAGAGCAGGCAGGGATCACAACATGAAAACTTGCAAGCGACGGAAGAGGTGCACAGAGAAATTGAACGGAGAACAGTGCACATCCTTTCATCATCCTCTGCTGCACAAAGAAATAGCCCGTGAGATAGTGGCAAGTGTTTCAGGGAAAACAGCCCTTCTGCCTGTTGTGACAGTTACTATGATGGGTTCCAAGGACCAGAGCTACTCAGCTAACTGTCTACTGGATTCTGGTGCACAAATTAGCCTTGTCAGACGATCAGTTGCAGAAAACCTAGGATTAAAGGGAAAGCCGATATCCATCAACATCACGAAAGTTGGCTGTGTCACTGAAGAGGTCCAGACGAAGATCTACCGATTAAGACTGCGATCTCTCGATGACAACAGAGTGTACAGAGTGTCGGCTGTCGGACTGGATTCCATCAATGATGACATAGTACAAGTCCAGACAGATGACTTGTGCAAGACATTCAACCTGGGACAGAACTGTCTACATCGTAGCAGCGGATCGATTGATGTCTTGGTTGGAATTGATCATGCTAAGCTGCACACAGGAGAAACGAGGCAGAAAGGAAATTTGGTAGCCAGACATACCCCCCTGGGATGGGTGGTATTTGGAGCTGACCCGGATCATCAGGCTGCCAAAAGCACAGTTTTGAATGTGATGGTTACAGATGCTGTGGACTTGAAAGATTTTTGGACAACAGAGTCGATGGGAGTTTGTCATAGTCCCAGCCAGTACCAACCAGACGGACTGAGTAGACAGGAAATGGATGAGA AGGTGAACGTAGCAGATGACCTGTCGAGAGGGCTAGATGCAGATCAGCTGACCGCCAGATGGCAACACGGACCTGACTTCCTTCGTGAGCCTATGTCAGACTGGCCTGAAGAAGGCAAGGCAGAGGAAAAGATGCCTGAAATGGAGAAGGAAATGAGAAAGGATCAGTCAGTTCTAAACATCACCCAACCACCAGATGAGGATGTTATAGACTGTGCCAAATTCTCCAGCTGGAGAAAGTTGATCCGGGTGACGTCATATGTGCTGAGGTTCCTGAGAAAGCTGAAAGCAAAGTGCAAAGGAGAAACTGACGAGAGTGAGAAAGACACAGATTGCACTTTGACACCTGATGACCTGCAGAAGGGAGAGAATTTCCTGATCCAGAAAGCCCAGCAGTCATTGAAGGCCAGAGTCGTCAAGGGAGAATTAAAGGCCCTCAGCCCATACACAGACGAAACAGGCATAATCAGAGTAGGGGGCAGAGTAGACAAGGCTGAAATGTCATTTGAAATGAGACATCCAGTGCTACTTCCATACGGGCATTGGATATCTACCCTGATTACACGGCATTTCCATGAGAGCGGTCACAATGGAGTGGCTGTAACGACTGCTAAGGCTCGACGCAGATTCTGGATTCTGAAAGGGCATAATTTGGCAAAAACAGTTAAGTTCAGATGTACAGTTTGCCGAGCATTCGACCACAAGACTGAGACCCAGGAAATGGCAGACCTGCCTACCGAGAGGCTATCTCCACATACGCCGCCATTTCACTACACGGCATGTGACTATTTTG TCCTGTTCACATGCTTAAACTCAAGAGCCGTCCACCTTGAGCTTGCAACAGACTGTTCCACGATGGAATTCCTGCAAGTGCTGCGGCGATTCTTCGCTATAAGGGGCCAGCCAGGGAAAATCCTAAGCGACAATGGAACTCAGTTCATTGGTGCACAGC AGAAGCTACGAGAATTCTGTGCAGAGAAAGGCACGGAATGGACATTCACGACACCCGCTGCCCCCCATCAGAATGGCAGTGCAGAGTCGCTGGTTAAAAGCTGCAAGTATGCTCTGAAGAGGGCAATTGGGGAGCAGATCTTAACACCGTTCGAGCTGTATACGTGCCTGCTGGAGGTCGCCAACCTTGTGAATCAGCGACCGATTGGCAGGATTCCGACCGAACCCGATGACGGCAACTACCTATGTCCCAATGACATGCTGTTGGGGCGTGCATCTAGCGACGTCGCTCAAGGGCCGTTCCGGGAAACGAGAAATCCGAGGCATCGTGTCGAATTCATTCAGAGAATTGTCGACACATTCTGGCATCGCTGGACGAGAGACGTTCTTCCGTTGTTAGCACCGCGACAGAAATGGCACGTCGATCGCCGCAACGTACGTGTCGACGACGTCGCGATGATGGCGGACGCGAACGCGGTTCGAGGGAAATGGACCATCGCCCGCGTTATCCAAGTCTACCCGGGACCGGATGGTAAGGTGCGCAATGTGAAGGTGAAAACGCCAACTGCTGAGTATCGACGTCCAGTTACGAAGATCGCGGTGATCTACCCAGCTGAGGGAGACGACGAGTGA